In Populus alba chromosome 1, ASM523922v2, whole genome shotgun sequence, a single window of DNA contains:
- the LOC118032719 gene encoding uncharacterized protein: MRVLFCKIHCPSICFCKPSPRIYGPVPLKLENSPHVPSTVVISVVDASCDDDHVLNDSVEVKEGSVGVDRKQSQAQNGLKSSLKKADFDSKEVDKKKVRWMDFLGKELVEIREFEPRMDK; the protein is encoded by the exons aTGAGGGTCTTGTTTTGCAAGATCCATTGTCCTTCCATTTGCTTCTGCAAGCCCTCTCCTAGAATATACGGACCAGTACCACTGAAATTGGAAAACAGCCCTCATGTTCCTTCAACTGTAGTTATATCAGTTGTTGATGCCTCCTGTGATGATGATCATGTGCTGAATGATTCCGTTGAGGTGAAAGAAGGGAGTGTAGGTGTTGATAGGAAACAATCACAGGCTCAGAATGGCCTCAAAAGTAGTCTTAAAAAGGCAGATTTTGATTCGAAAGAGGTTGATAAGAAGAAAGTGCGGTGGATGGATTTCTTAGGGAAGGAACTTGTTGAGATCAGAGAATTTGAGCCCAG GATGGACAAGTAA
- the LOC118032714 gene encoding uncharacterized protein isoform X1, translating to MLKPDGFFAFETKGEKQSGMSRVQGPSSLKRKRPELNSPVQSLTEHERILYDVIRSKQDIGIWTRDMKKEAKLPDNVVNKSLKALTVKNLIKEVVNIQNKGRKHFMATEFEPSKEITGGAWYLEGSLDTEFIESLRQLCKRQIEKKGVATLEEVTDMINSYPAFNVEVTKQQIDEILRTLILDNAVMEVKSNGMGEFASIPFGKVCYRYISKGALGGEPKAGALASIPCGVCPRISHCTPDGIISPKTCVYYQKWLDF from the exons ATGTTGAAACCTGATGgattttttgcttttgaaaCTAAAGGGGAGAAGCAAT CAGGAATGAGCCGTGTACAAGGACCTTCATCCCTTAAGAGGAAACGGCCAGAACTGAATTCTCCAGTTCAATCTCTGACTGAACATGAGCGTATCCTCTATGATGTGATCCGAAGCAAACAAGATATTGGAATCTGGACCAGAGACATGAAAAAAGAAGCCAAACTTCCAGATAATGTGGTAAATAAATCTCTCAAGGCTCTGACGGTCAAAAACTTGATAAAAGAGGTGGTGAACATCCAAAACAAGGGGAGGAAACATTTCATGGCAACAGAGTTTGAACCTTCAAAGGAAATCACTGGAGGGGCATGGTATCTTGAAGGGAGCCTTGATACAGAGTTTATCGAGTCACTGAGGCAGTTATGCAAACGCCAAATAGAAAAGAAGGGGGTCGCCACTTTGGAGGAAGTTACAGATATGATCAATAGTTATCCAGCCTTCAATGTTGAGGTGACAAAACAGCAAATTGACGAGATCCTGAGGACTTTGATTTTGGACAATGCAGTCATGGAAGTGAAGAGTAATGGAATGGGCGAGTTTGCTtcaattccttttggaaaagtTTGCTACAGATACATTAGCAAGGGAGCCCTTGGAGGGGAACCAAAAGCAGGGGCATTAGCTTCCATCCCGTGTGGAGTTTGTCCACGGATAAGTCATTGTACACCTGATGGCATTATCTCTCCAAAGACTTGTGTCTACTACCAGAAGTGgttggatttttaa
- the LOC118032717 gene encoding uncharacterized protein: MARKRKVESSAAIVDESDKVLYSTFRNSANELSQLYSQAISHNKLSFEAGQRHALEKLSNWMAVKQQGGIMVTTEDISTYLQSELNNISNASYDSHGGRNEVNSSITTPVIQSQDKNLCFSFDSEMDTTPEGSAR; this comes from the exons ATGGCGAGGAAGAGGAAAGTGGAAAGTAGCGCAGCGATAGTAGATGAGAGTGACAAAGTTTTGTACTCAACGTTTAGAAATTCTGCTAACGAACTCTCTCAATTGTACTCTCAAGCAATCAGTCATAACAAGCTTTCTTTTGAAGCTGGACAAAGACATGCTCTC GAGAAACTGAGTAACTGGATGGCAGTGAAGCAGCAAGGTGGAATAATGGTGACAACAGAAGACATTTCTACTTATCTGCAG AGTGAGCTGAACAATATTTCCAATGCTAGTTATGACTCACATGGTGGCCGGAATGAGGTGAACTCATCTATCACAACTCCTGTCATACAAAGCCAAGATAAAAACCTATGTTTTTCTTTCGATTCGGAAATGGATACAACTCCTGAGGGATCTGCTCGCTAA
- the LOC118032716 gene encoding uncharacterized protein, whose amino-acid sequence MVFNSSIVLSVAHVSADVWQQIACIRFQDRVSSHQLLDLVCCFPLQQLGRLALFVWTFLCLPPPDSFLSSYSYYSTSSDDEDHHQYGHHHHQASSSSSSVDVEYYYHDSD is encoded by the coding sequence atggtGTTTAACAGCTCAATTGTATTATCAGTCGCCCACGTATCAGCAGACGTATGGCAACAAATAGCATGCATAAGGTTCCAAGATCGTGTAAGCAGTCACCAGCTCCTTGATCTTGTTTGCTGCTTTCCTCTTCAACAACTGGGCCGTTTAGCTCTTTTCGTCTGGACTTTCCTCTGCTTGCCTCCACCTGATTCTTTCCTGTCTTCTTACTCTTATTACTCCACATCATCAGATGATGAAGATCACCATCAGTAtggtcatcatcatcatcaagcctcttcctcctcctcctctgttGATGTTGAATACTACTACCATGACTCTGACTGA
- the LOC140954611 gene encoding uncharacterized protein — protein sequence MGLFSFPKVWNFEREINGVDKDKQFIAFNANLQVFEEFSLVCYLIWIDIWFELLVPEEATTERENVGTVEIGYTKASGLMQTDGQQKKNDEMKLKDLKVKNSLFQIIDRTVLNIILKKDTAKNIWDAMKKKFEGNVRVKRSHLQALCREVETLEMRSGEGATEYFSRVMTVANKMRIYGEDMQDVKVVEKILRSLTEKFNYVKFVRHKSEEQALKVTYERGKGRGRISYRGRGRGRGRTNFNKETIQCYRCHQLGHFQYECPTVNKESLYAELDEEEEMLLMAYVEKHQARKKDAWFLDLGCSNHMCGYKAMFSDLNLEFRHSVKLGNNTRMNVMGKGSVKMLLTGINHVIVENKLINASTQEHKICAIFGIEGKQHRDPIPKKSTWRASQKLELIHADICGPITPTSNSNKRCPTLAVKDVTPKEAWSEMKPSVDHFKVFGCIAHVHVPEERRTKLDNKSITCVLLGVSKESKVENLNWGDEDEERARENKNRGDGIDDAEQPGGNNCKEGDEEACDTGVETINSREGDERVRDSEIMQLKERSSRQLCGRQPPTWMGDYVSGEGLYEDKTNMALEVSTDPSIYEEAVKRVKWVYKTKYDENGKIDKYKARMLAKGYSKKYGVDYTEVFVPVARMDTVRMIIALAAHKNWMISQLDVKSAFLHGELSEDDYVEQPKGYEKKGSEHLVYKLHKALYGLKQAP from the exons ATGGGACTCTTTAGTTTTCCCAAAGTTTGGAACTTCGAGAGAGAGATTAATGGAGTGGATAAAGACAAACAGTTTATAGCGTTCAATGCCAATTTGCAAGTATTTGAGGAGTTCTCTTTGGTGTGTTATCTTATATGGATTG ATATATGGTTTGAGCTTCTGGTGCCTGAAGAAGCAACGACTGAACGAG AAAATGTGGGAACTGTGGAGATTGGATATACTAAGGCAAGTGGATTAATGCAAACTGATGGACAACAAAAGAAGAACGATGAGATGAAGCTGAAagatttgaaagtaaaaaattcTCTCTTTCAGATAATTGATCGAACAGTTCTTAATATTATTCTCAAGAAAGATACTGCCAAAAATATATGGGATgcaatgaagaagaaattcGAAGGAAATGTAAGGGTTAAGAGATCTCACCTTCAAGCTCTCTGCAGAGAGGTTGAAACACTTGAAATGAGGTCTGGTGAAGGAGCGACAGAGTATTTCTCTAGAGTCATGACAGTGGCCAATAAAATGAGAATTTATGGAGAAGACATGCAGGATGTTAAAGTAGTGGAGAAGATTTTACGTTCATTGACTGAGAAATTCAACTATGTT AAATTTGTGAGACATAAAAGTGAGGAACAAGCTCTGAAGGTGACATATGAAAGAGGCAAAGGTCGTGGTCGAATTTCCTAtcgaggaagaggaagaggcagAGGACGAACAAACTTCAATAAAGAAACAATTCAATGTTACAGATGTCATCAACTTGGACATTTCCAATATGAATGTCCCACTGTGAACAAAGAATCACTTTATGCAGAGCTTGATGAGGAGGAGGAAATGCTTTTGATGGCTTATGTGGAGAAACATCAAGCCAGAAAAAAAGATGCATGGTTTCTTGATTTAGGATGTTCTAACCACATGTGTGGTTATAAAGCCATGTTCAGTGATCTCAACTTAGAATTTCGACATTCTGTGAAGTTGGGGAATAACACAAGGATGAATGTAATGGGTAAAGGAAGTGTGAAGATGCTACTGACTGGAATCAATCATGTTATTGTTGAA AATAAGCTGATCAATGCTTCCACACAAGAACACAAGATTTGTGCCATTTTTGGCATCGAAG GAAAGCAACATCGTGATCCCATTCCAAAGAAAAGCACCTGGAGAGCATCTCAGAAACTGGAACTCATTCATGCTGACATTTGTGGGCCGATCACCCCTACATCCAACAGCAACAAGAG GTGCCCCACGTTGGCAGTAAAGGATGTTACACCAAAGGAAGCTTGGAGTGAGATGAAACCCTCGGTAGatcattttaaagtttttggttGCATAGCACATGTTCATGTTCCGGAAGAGAGAAGAACAAAGCTTGACAACAAAAGCATTACTTGCGTATTATTGGGGGTTAGTAAGGAGTCAAAAG TGGAAAATTTAAACTGGGGTGATGAGGATGAAGAAAGGGCGagggaaaataaaaacagaggaGATGGTATTGATGATGCAGAACAACCTGGTGGAAATAATTGCAAAGAGGGTGATGAAGAAGCCTGTGATACAGGAGTTGAAACAATAAATTCTAGAGAAGGTGACGAGAGAGTGAGGGACAGTGAAATCATGCAGCTTAAAGAAAGAAGCTCAAGACAATTATGTGGTAGGCAGCCTCCCACATGGATGGGAGATTATGTCAGTGGTGAAGGGCTATATGAGGATAAAACAAATATGGCACTTGAGGTGTCAACAGATCCCTCAATTTATGAAGAAGCTGTGAAGA gggtGAAGTgggtttataaaaccaaataCGATGAGAATGGGAAAATCGATAAATACAAGGCTCGGATGTTGGCAAAAGGGTACTCTAAAAAATATGGTGTAGATTATACAGAAGTGTTTGTCCCAGTAGCAAGAATGGATACAGTACGAATGATTATCGCTTTGGCTGCGCATAAAAATTGGATGATTTCTCAGCTGGATGTCAAATCGGCTTTCCTTCATGGCGAGTTAAGTGAAGATGATTATGTAGAGCAACCAAAAGGATATGAAAAGAAAGGGAGCGAGCATCTGGTTTACAAACTGCACAAAGCactgtatggtttgaaacaagctccATGA
- the LOC118032714 gene encoding uncharacterized protein isoform X2 yields the protein MSRVQGPSSLKRKRPELNSPVQSLTEHERILYDVIRSKQDIGIWTRDMKKEAKLPDNVVNKSLKALTVKNLIKEVVNIQNKGRKHFMATEFEPSKEITGGAWYLEGSLDTEFIESLRQLCKRQIEKKGVATLEEVTDMINSYPAFNVEVTKQQIDEILRTLILDNAVMEVKSNGMGEFASIPFGKVCYRYISKGALGGEPKAGALASIPCGVCPRISHCTPDGIISPKTCVYYQKWLDF from the coding sequence ATGAGCCGTGTACAAGGACCTTCATCCCTTAAGAGGAAACGGCCAGAACTGAATTCTCCAGTTCAATCTCTGACTGAACATGAGCGTATCCTCTATGATGTGATCCGAAGCAAACAAGATATTGGAATCTGGACCAGAGACATGAAAAAAGAAGCCAAACTTCCAGATAATGTGGTAAATAAATCTCTCAAGGCTCTGACGGTCAAAAACTTGATAAAAGAGGTGGTGAACATCCAAAACAAGGGGAGGAAACATTTCATGGCAACAGAGTTTGAACCTTCAAAGGAAATCACTGGAGGGGCATGGTATCTTGAAGGGAGCCTTGATACAGAGTTTATCGAGTCACTGAGGCAGTTATGCAAACGCCAAATAGAAAAGAAGGGGGTCGCCACTTTGGAGGAAGTTACAGATATGATCAATAGTTATCCAGCCTTCAATGTTGAGGTGACAAAACAGCAAATTGACGAGATCCTGAGGACTTTGATTTTGGACAATGCAGTCATGGAAGTGAAGAGTAATGGAATGGGCGAGTTTGCTtcaattccttttggaaaagtTTGCTACAGATACATTAGCAAGGGAGCCCTTGGAGGGGAACCAAAAGCAGGGGCATTAGCTTCCATCCCGTGTGGAGTTTGTCCACGGATAAGTCATTGTACACCTGATGGCATTATCTCTCCAAAGACTTGTGTCTACTACCAGAAGTGgttggatttttaa